A region of Rhinoraja longicauda isolate Sanriku21f chromosome 1, sRhiLon1.1, whole genome shotgun sequence DNA encodes the following proteins:
- the LOC144605256 gene encoding uncharacterized protein LOC144605256 codes for MYWFTTIYWLHYEEHIPMKIQHRQTLKENDHMIHEICWCNKIQRLQKVVDIAQSIMGNDILIVEKKHCLKKILDQHCNLSYHDQHQKILHEGEPSESIQLDGVLKTFKGQLTGGFADTFNLSLLRVRLAVQKSHAMDPAEKALHQLLQVSPARAEVECGQLAKELVEASLGLKLVDGTFPGPAVPLVTEDLRREIANVVNKVDIASPKDAIRVINKVAPHVFEEGQKRLGRVLTFLVMVVAVVQRVAPQRPSEEEVSLMSDCLAKCLSHHSQAWLHQQDVKRGALTIITSGLLRMAGALIGTILWQ; via the exons ATGTATTGGTTTACTACCATCTACTGGCTGCATTATGAAGAACACATTCCAATGAAAATACAGCATCGACAGACTTTGAAGGAAAATGACCACATGATCCATGAAATCTGCTGGTGTAACAAAATCCA gaggctgcagaaagtggtggacattgcccagtccataatGGGTAACGACATCCTCATCGTCGAAAAGAAGCACTGCCTGAAGAAG ATCTTGGATCAACATTGTAATCTCAGTTACCACGACCaacatcagaagatccttcatgaaggtgaaccctcggaaagcatCCAGCTTGATGGTGTACTTAAAACCTTCAAGGGCCAACTGACTGGAGGTTTTGCCGACACCTTTAACCTCTCATTACTAAG AGTGAGGCTGGCCGTGCAAAAGTCGCACGCTATGGATCCGGCTGAGAAAGCATTGCACCAACTCCTACAAGTATCGCCTGCGAGAGCCGAGGTGGAGTGCGGCCAGCTGGCTAAAGAGTTGGTCGAGGCCAGCCTCGGTTTGAAGCTGGTGGACGGGACCTTCCCGggacctgctgtgccactggtgACAGAAGACCTGCGGCGTGAGATTGCAAACGTGGTCAATAAAGTTGACATCGCAAGTCCCAAGGACGCGATCCGGGTCATCAACAAGGTGGCGCCTCATGTCTTTGAGGAGGGACAGAAGCGGCTGGGACGGGTCCTGACTTTCCTGGTGATGGTCGTGGCTGTGGTTCAGCGAGTTGCTCCGCAGAGGCCCAGCGAGGAGGAGGTCTCTCTGATGTCTGACTGTCTGGCAAAGTGTCTCAGCCATCACAGCCAGGCGTGGCTCCATCAGCAGGACGTTAAGCGG GGCGCTCTGACTATTATTACAAGTGGATTGTTACGTATGGCAGGAGCGCTCATTGGTACCATTCTGTGGCAATAA